The following are encoded in a window of Pseudomonas graminis genomic DNA:
- a CDS encoding type III PLP-dependent enzyme has translation MSIQVEDYFEKSTFDKMKAFADKQETPFVVIDTAMISKAYDDLRAGFEFAKVYYAVKANPAVEIIDLLKDKGSSFDIASIYELDKVMDRGVSPDRISYGNTIKKSRDIRYFYEKGVRLFSTDSEADLRNIAKAAPGSKVYVRILTEGSTTADWPLSRKFGCQTDMAMDLLILARELGLVPYGISFHVGSQQRDISVWDAAIAKVKVIFERLKEEDGIVLKLINMGGGFPANYITRTNSLETYAEEIIRYLKEDFGDDLPEIILEPGRSLIANAGILVSEVVLVSRKSRTAVERWVYTDVGKFSGLIETMDEAIKFPIWTEKKGEVEEVVIAGPTCDSADIMYENYKYGLPLNLAIGDRLYWLSTGAYTTSYSAVEFNGFPPLKSYYV, from the coding sequence ATGTCGATCCAGGTCGAAGATTATTTCGAGAAAAGCACCTTCGATAAAATGAAGGCGTTTGCCGACAAGCAAGAAACCCCGTTCGTGGTCATCGACACCGCGATGATCAGCAAGGCCTACGACGACCTGCGTGCAGGCTTCGAATTTGCCAAAGTGTATTACGCGGTTAAAGCCAACCCGGCGGTCGAAATCATCGACCTGCTGAAGGACAAGGGCTCGAGCTTCGACATCGCCTCGATCTACGAGCTGGACAAGGTGATGGATCGCGGTGTCAGCCCGGATCGCATCAGCTACGGCAACACCATCAAAAAATCCAGAGACATTCGCTACTTCTACGAGAAGGGCGTGCGTCTGTTCTCCACCGACTCCGAAGCCGACCTGCGCAACATCGCCAAGGCTGCGCCGGGCTCGAAAGTCTACGTGCGCATCCTCACCGAAGGCTCGACCACGGCTGACTGGCCGCTGTCACGCAAGTTTGGCTGCCAGACCGACATGGCGATGGACCTGCTGATCCTTGCCCGTGAACTGGGCCTGGTCCCTTACGGCATCTCGTTCCACGTTGGTTCGCAGCAGCGTGACATCAGCGTCTGGGACGCCGCGATCGCCAAAGTGAAAGTGATCTTCGAGCGTCTGAAAGAAGAAGACGGCATCGTTCTCAAGCTGATCAACATGGGCGGCGGCTTCCCGGCCAACTACATCACCCGCACCAACAGCCTGGAAACCTACGCTGAAGAAATCATTCGCTACCTGAAAGAAGACTTCGGTGATGACCTGCCGGAAATTATTCTGGAGCCGGGCCGTTCGTTGATCGCCAACGCCGGTATTCTGGTCAGCGAAGTGGTATTGGTGTCGCGTAAATCCCGCACTGCTGTCGAGCGTTGGGTGTACACGGATGTGGGCAAGTTCTCCGGCCTGATCGAAACCATGGACGAAGCCATCAAGTTCCCGATCTGGACCGAGAAGAAAGGCGAAGTGGAAGAAGTGGTTATTGCCGGCCCGACCTGCGACAGCGCCGACATCATGTACGAAAACTACAAGTACGGCCTGCCATTGAACCTGGCCATCGGTGATCGTTTGTACTGGCTGTCCACGGGTGCGTACACCACCAGCTACAGCGCTGTGGAATTTAACGGCTTCCCGCCGCTGAAGTCTTACTACGTATAA
- a CDS encoding alpha-xenorhabdolysin family binary toxin subunit A, with product MKASGAMDDAPVRDEKLDLAERLPGTLISAAAGTAEEVIRAPGLILTEAQLIDLMRYATHGLALPTRLKDVVWYLGYETGAGLNLEARDFQESFNRIHLHAMQWNPLRTDLMNVGSELWVFADQMQVYGNGVRQLYDEIKSKAAETLDPEDHQDFQHYIEQVAALVLERRSTTEALKGRLDAFAHELSTTVMPDVQLKLRSIDTNNVSTEIRTLNDAINRRAAEIEEKQQEYKTLIQKSAGASFPLIGLGIYNHSEADEVRKKISALRQDQENSIGLLGQKNKIHASLQRVRHDLHDLSLVILDADIATQNMVVVWNGLHIYLTHSIQEAGKIDSALSLRRLMNAFNLVAEPWGQIKRDADTLLKVFKEADLKFRRNYGHQ from the coding sequence ATGAAAGCATCCGGAGCAATGGACGACGCTCCCGTTCGCGATGAGAAACTTGACCTGGCAGAGCGCCTGCCTGGCACTCTGATTTCCGCAGCAGCGGGCACGGCAGAAGAAGTGATTCGTGCGCCAGGACTCATCCTGACCGAAGCACAACTGATTGACTTAATGCGCTATGCAACCCACGGCCTTGCGCTTCCAACCAGACTTAAAGATGTTGTCTGGTATCTTGGCTATGAGACAGGCGCCGGACTGAACCTTGAAGCCAGGGATTTTCAGGAAAGTTTCAACCGCATCCACCTTCATGCCATGCAATGGAATCCACTTCGAACCGACCTGATGAACGTCGGCAGCGAGTTGTGGGTATTCGCCGATCAGATGCAAGTTTACGGAAACGGCGTAAGGCAGCTCTATGACGAAATCAAGTCAAAGGCTGCCGAGACGCTTGACCCGGAAGATCACCAGGATTTTCAGCATTACATTGAGCAGGTCGCAGCGCTCGTGCTGGAACGTCGCAGTACAACCGAGGCACTCAAGGGTAGGCTCGATGCCTTTGCGCACGAGTTGTCGACAACAGTGATGCCCGACGTGCAGCTTAAGCTGCGGAGCATCGACACCAACAATGTATCGACTGAAATCAGAACGCTGAACGACGCCATCAACAGACGCGCCGCAGAGATTGAAGAAAAGCAGCAGGAATACAAGACGCTGATCCAGAAGTCGGCGGGGGCAAGTTTTCCCCTGATCGGTCTGGGTATTTACAACCACAGCGAAGCAGACGAAGTGCGCAAAAAGATCAGTGCATTGCGCCAGGATCAAGAGAACAGCATTGGTTTACTGGGGCAGAAAAACAAAATTCACGCGTCACTGCAGCGCGTGCGTCATGACCTGCATGATCTGAGCCTGGTCATTCTGGATGCCGACATTGCTACACAGAACATGGTTGTCGTGTGGAACGGCCTTCATATCTACCTGACCCACTCGATTCAAGAGGCGGGCAAAATTGATAGCGCGTTGTCTCTGCGCCGTCTCATGAACGCTTTCAATCTGGTGGCTGAACCCTGGGGCCAGATTAAGCGGGATGCGGACACGTTGCTCAAAGTCTTCAAAGAGGCAGACCTTAAGTTCCGCAGAAATTATGGACATCAATGA
- a CDS encoding alpha-xenorhabdolysin family binary toxin subunit B, which yields MNNISQFPGNPDYPELDVPAFKQAKAKASDATIEVKRLFIQTQYLPSLHSRVSELDQAMGNADASLRETAQSLDTVLGIQVGTLRELQKEFQSARESDREEIIEDIVLRIQSILDTVGKGELTLQDLIPAMASPIDRAATGNYITQLEADQARLPAEVLEIKERQDALEAKRKALTDAMALIEAKGFTELAKDTALTAQELVKVGMTPPQLIAVEAAIALAQQILERAESLINYLNMVEARNTLRKQIDDLINSTYAKTSELRLVTLKKELITESYSFDDQRAQYIAEFGKCVTAMRSFLTTRNDVDGGDQDAVAQFSVDALSLAKYLKVMA from the coding sequence ATGAATAACATTTCTCAATTTCCAGGCAACCCCGATTACCCGGAGCTGGACGTTCCAGCGTTCAAGCAGGCAAAAGCCAAAGCAAGCGATGCAACCATTGAAGTGAAGAGGCTCTTCATCCAGACACAATACCTGCCGTCGTTGCACAGCCGAGTCTCTGAACTGGACCAGGCAATGGGTAACGCTGACGCCAGCCTTCGAGAGACCGCTCAATCGCTGGACACCGTTTTAGGTATCCAGGTGGGTACCCTCAGAGAACTTCAAAAGGAGTTCCAGAGCGCGCGCGAGTCTGACAGGGAAGAAATCATCGAAGACATCGTCCTTCGGATTCAGAGCATCCTGGACACCGTGGGTAAGGGCGAGCTGACGCTCCAAGACCTGATCCCGGCCATGGCAAGCCCGATTGATCGAGCGGCCACGGGCAACTACATCACGCAGCTTGAAGCCGATCAGGCGCGCTTGCCGGCAGAAGTACTGGAGATCAAAGAACGGCAGGACGCGCTGGAAGCAAAACGCAAAGCGCTGACTGACGCAATGGCATTGATCGAAGCCAAGGGATTTACCGAACTGGCCAAAGACACAGCGCTGACGGCTCAGGAACTGGTCAAAGTGGGCATGACCCCACCCCAGTTGATCGCCGTCGAGGCCGCAATCGCCCTTGCGCAACAGATCCTGGAACGGGCCGAAAGCCTGATCAACTACCTGAATATGGTTGAAGCCCGTAACACCCTGCGTAAACAGATTGATGATCTCATCAACAGCACTTATGCAAAGACCAGTGAGTTGCGTCTGGTCACGTTGAAAAAAGAGCTGATCACGGAGAGCTACAGTTTCGACGACCAGCGAGCGCAATACATCGCCGAGTTCGGGAAATGCGTCACAGCCATGCGCTCCTTCCTCACCACTCGCAACGACGTGGACGGTGGCGATCAGGACGCGGTCGCTCAGTTCAGCGTAGACGCACTGTCGCTGGCAAAATACCTGAAAGTCATGGCCTGA
- a CDS encoding alpha-xenorhabdolysin family binary toxin subunit A: MSQLTENLVTDAASDPASLFGLSVATTGSDTRDTGLILTKEQVKNLKKYEIAGLALPTDLDKVIAYLGYENGAGVGLDAVDFQQTFKLVNGHARLWNPLRTDLLTVNTKLVVFAGSMQVYGVSMNDVFDDIETLGLIEKYNIKTLEDLRKVELELGIKFPDIEAEDRNDLGYYLDQILKKVNEQEAEALVIKGRLDSFGLQLAQQVGPAIKLKLSIIDNNALSSEIKALQVQIDNRALAIEEKNKEYKELVKQAIGAVVGNLVMLIYSSVQAEKIRKERNTLTEAQEKDIALMAKKNQILASLGRIRMDFQNLDLIVIDADIATKNLINVWNSLGTFIAASATEVGGIHDGLSMRRFRNQFNLVVEPWKTIEVDAKKLERVFAEADREFREEYGV; encoded by the coding sequence ATGTCTCAACTTACGGAAAATCTCGTCACCGACGCAGCGAGTGATCCTGCGAGCCTTTTTGGTCTATCGGTAGCAACAACCGGGAGCGATACCCGGGACACCGGGCTGATCCTGACCAAAGAGCAAGTCAAAAACCTCAAGAAGTATGAAATCGCCGGCTTGGCCCTTCCTACCGATCTGGATAAAGTTATTGCCTATCTGGGTTACGAAAATGGCGCGGGTGTTGGCCTTGACGCCGTTGACTTCCAGCAGACGTTCAAGCTCGTCAACGGCCACGCCAGACTGTGGAATCCGTTGCGCACTGACCTGCTGACCGTTAACACCAAGCTCGTGGTGTTCGCCGGCTCCATGCAGGTCTATGGCGTAAGCATGAACGATGTATTCGATGACATAGAAACATTGGGCTTGATCGAAAAATACAACATTAAAACACTTGAAGATCTGCGCAAAGTCGAACTTGAGCTGGGAATAAAATTCCCCGACATTGAAGCTGAGGATCGCAATGACCTGGGTTATTACCTGGATCAGATACTCAAGAAAGTGAATGAACAAGAGGCCGAAGCGCTTGTCATCAAAGGGCGCCTGGATTCATTCGGCCTACAATTGGCTCAGCAGGTTGGCCCTGCCATCAAGCTCAAATTGTCGATCATCGACAACAACGCCCTGAGCAGTGAAATCAAGGCGCTTCAGGTGCAGATCGATAACCGTGCGTTGGCCATTGAAGAGAAGAACAAAGAATACAAAGAGCTGGTCAAACAGGCCATCGGTGCAGTCGTTGGCAATCTGGTCATGCTGATTTACTCCAGCGTTCAGGCCGAGAAAATCCGAAAGGAACGCAACACGCTCACCGAAGCGCAGGAAAAAGATATCGCGCTGATGGCGAAGAAAAACCAGATCCTGGCGTCGTTGGGTCGTATACGGATGGACTTCCAGAACCTCGATCTGATTGTGATCGATGCCGACATCGCTACCAAAAACCTGATCAATGTCTGGAATTCGTTAGGCACGTTCATCGCTGCTTCCGCGACTGAGGTCGGCGGCATCCACGACGGACTGTCCATGCGCAGGTTCCGTAACCAATTCAATCTGGTGGTTGAACCGTGGAAAACCATCGAAGTAGATGCCAAAAAGTTAGAACGCGTGTTTGCAGAAGCAGACCGCGAATTCAGGGAAGAGTACGGAGTTTAA
- a CDS encoding tetratricopeptide repeat protein, giving the protein MTWNLRREEVLDGDQLRAMLEESPASAAKAILSAAQANIVDAQALLGQILLDGSGIECDPALALVWFQIAARRGHAMAQNMAGRCHEHGWGCEPDAAKAAEHYRLAAEAGLDWGFYNYGNLLATGRGVNKDQARALACYRKAAELGHAKSMNLVGRYLEEGLCCERDLAAAHEWYRRSAEGGDFRGQFSHAGVLADHGRITEAVGWLKTALQNGNLNFLRVIRKMLLQAPHPQFRALALDYHERAAHLGNEADAAQYRAVLNAI; this is encoded by the coding sequence ATGACCTGGAATCTGCGACGTGAAGAGGTGCTCGATGGCGACCAGTTGCGCGCCATGCTGGAAGAGAGCCCGGCCAGTGCCGCAAAGGCGATTCTGAGCGCGGCGCAGGCCAATATCGTCGACGCCCAGGCGCTGCTCGGACAGATATTGCTCGACGGTAGCGGCATCGAATGCGACCCGGCGCTGGCGCTGGTCTGGTTTCAGATTGCGGCCCGTCGCGGCCACGCCATGGCGCAGAACATGGCCGGCCGATGCCACGAGCATGGGTGGGGCTGCGAGCCGGACGCCGCAAAGGCTGCCGAGCATTATCGTCTCGCCGCCGAAGCCGGACTTGATTGGGGTTTTTATAACTATGGCAATCTTCTGGCAACCGGCCGTGGCGTCAATAAAGACCAGGCCCGCGCGTTGGCGTGTTACCGCAAGGCGGCAGAGCTGGGTCATGCGAAGTCGATGAACCTGGTGGGGCGTTATCTGGAAGAAGGTCTGTGCTGCGAGCGGGATCTTGCCGCTGCCCATGAGTGGTATAGACGGTCAGCGGAAGGTGGGGATTTTCGTGGGCAGTTTAGCCATGCGGGTGTACTCGCTGATCACGGGCGCATCACAGAAGCCGTCGGATGGCTGAAAACTGCCTTACAGAATGGCAATCTCAACTTCCTGCGGGTCATTCGCAAGATGCTCTTGCAAGCGCCCCATCCTCAGTTTCGAGCGCTGGCACTGGATTACCATGAGCGAGCAGCGCATTTGGGAAATGAAGCAGACGCAGCGCAATATCGTGCAGTACTGAACGCTATATAA
- a CDS encoding Fe2+-dependent dioxygenase, whose translation MLLHIPGLFSPEEVRRIRQALEETEWADGKITAGHQSAKAKHNLQLPEGHPLAVEIGAAMLERLWQNPLFMSAALPHKVFPPLVNCYTGGGSFDFHIDNAVRQAKGSTERVRTDLSSTLFFSDPDDYDGGELVIQDTFGTRQVKLPAGDLLLYPASSLHKVNAVTRGARYASFFWTQSLVRDDGRRTLLFEMDTAIQQLSRDVPDHPSLLQLTGTYHNLLRQWVEV comes from the coding sequence ATGCTCCTACATATCCCCGGTCTGTTTTCACCCGAGGAGGTGCGACGCATCCGACAGGCGCTGGAAGAAACCGAATGGGCCGACGGCAAGATCACCGCAGGCCACCAATCGGCGAAAGCCAAGCACAACCTGCAGTTGCCGGAGGGCCATCCGCTTGCCGTGGAGATTGGCGCGGCGATGCTTGAGCGGCTGTGGCAGAACCCGCTGTTCATGTCCGCCGCACTGCCCCACAAGGTCTTCCCGCCATTGGTGAATTGCTACACCGGCGGCGGCAGTTTCGATTTTCATATCGACAACGCCGTGCGTCAGGCCAAGGGCAGCACCGAGCGAGTGCGCACGGATCTTTCATCGACGCTGTTCTTCAGCGATCCCGATGATTACGACGGCGGTGAGCTGGTGATTCAGGACACGTTCGGCACCCGTCAGGTGAAGCTGCCGGCGGGCGACCTGCTGCTTTATCCGGCCAGCAGCCTGCACAAGGTCAACGCCGTCACACGGGGGGCGCGGTACGCCTCGTTCTTCTGGACCCAAAGCCTGGTGCGGGACGATGGCCGCCGCACGTTGCTATTCGAAATGGACACGGCCATCCAGCAACTCAGCCGCGATGTGCCTGATCACCCCTCGCTGCTTCAACTCACCGGCACCTATCACAACCTGCTGCGGCAGTGGGTCGAGGTCTGA
- a CDS encoding TonB-dependent receptor, with amino-acid sequence MSRQAQPVTAHSQRSIVSAVGVALAAMSAAHMVQAAEPASDNALNLGATNIDGERADTAYKAEESASKKYTAPLRETPKSVTVIPQQVIRDTAATSLADALRTTPGITFGAGEGGNPNADRPIIRGFNAESDVFVDGMRDVAAQSREIFNVESVEVSKGPGSAFTGAGSTGGSLNLITKGAHLGDAFNGGYTFGSDQTQRYTLDVNKQMTDTSAFRLNLMKHDSNVAGRNDVDNSRWGVAPSFAFGLGTDTRVKVDYYHLSTDDMPDYGIPLTNTTGRSKYVVDKPAHVNENNFYGLTDRDYRKSVNDSGTIRLEHDLNDNLTISNSFRMSRSTLDYIVTNPDDSRGNVARGLVSRSAKSRNSTSSGFVNQTDLQAKFDTGFIQHSLVTGLEFSYQDTHNRGYNVLSASGGTIGSTCNAALLASGDCTSLSNPSPKDDWNGTITDSQAYTDTDTKTSAAYVFDTLKFNEQWSLNLGLRYDDYDVRSSGYSTGGRGSVAGSFKRENTSQLWNYQVGVTYKPLPNGSIYAAWSTSSNPSGETSGNGGLEIAANNANLDPEKNRNYELGTKWDFFDDNLSLTAALFRTEKTNARVTDPDNATFQVLDGEQRVDGLELTYSGNITGKWKVYGGYTYMESEIVSATSKADEGNHMPSTPRNSFNFWSTYELMPKLTVGGGATFVDSRFGNEANSVEVPSYWRYDAMATYALTKNVDLQLNVQNLTDKRYYDQVFTTHYAHMAAGRTALMSASFHF; translated from the coding sequence ATGTCGCGCCAAGCACAACCGGTTACCGCACATTCGCAGCGTTCCATCGTCAGCGCCGTCGGCGTCGCCCTTGCAGCGATGTCAGCCGCCCACATGGTGCAGGCCGCGGAACCCGCATCGGACAACGCGCTGAATCTCGGGGCCACCAACATTGACGGCGAGCGCGCCGATACGGCCTACAAGGCCGAAGAGTCGGCCTCGAAAAAGTACACCGCACCCCTGCGCGAGACGCCGAAGAGCGTCACGGTGATCCCGCAGCAAGTCATCCGCGACACCGCAGCGACGAGCCTGGCGGACGCGTTGCGCACGACCCCCGGCATTACCTTTGGTGCGGGCGAGGGCGGCAACCCGAATGCGGATCGCCCGATCATTCGTGGCTTCAACGCAGAGAGCGATGTGTTCGTCGACGGCATGCGCGACGTAGCGGCGCAGAGTCGGGAGATTTTCAACGTTGAATCCGTCGAGGTCAGCAAAGGCCCGGGCTCGGCGTTCACGGGTGCAGGTTCCACGGGTGGCAGCTTGAACCTGATCACCAAAGGCGCCCACCTGGGCGATGCCTTCAACGGCGGCTACACCTTCGGTTCGGACCAGACCCAGCGCTACACCCTCGACGTCAACAAGCAGATGACCGACACCTCGGCCTTCCGCCTGAACCTGATGAAGCACGACTCCAACGTCGCCGGCCGCAACGATGTCGACAACAGCCGCTGGGGCGTTGCACCTTCGTTCGCGTTCGGTCTGGGCACCGACACACGGGTCAAAGTCGACTACTACCACCTGTCCACGGACGACATGCCCGACTATGGCATTCCGCTGACCAACACCACCGGCCGCAGCAAGTACGTGGTCGACAAGCCGGCCCACGTCAACGAAAACAACTTCTACGGCCTGACCGACCGCGATTACCGCAAGAGTGTCAACGACAGCGGCACGATCCGCCTCGAACACGACCTCAACGACAACCTGACGATCTCCAACAGCTTCCGCATGTCGCGCTCGACGCTGGACTACATTGTCACCAACCCGGACGACAGCCGCGGCAACGTCGCCAGGGGCCTGGTCTCGCGCTCGGCGAAGAGCCGCAATTCCACCTCCAGCGGCTTCGTCAACCAGACCGACCTGCAAGCGAAATTCGACACCGGTTTCATTCAGCACAGCCTGGTGACCGGCCTCGAGTTTTCGTATCAGGACACCCACAACCGCGGCTACAACGTGCTCAGTGCCAGTGGCGGGACCATCGGCTCGACGTGTAACGCAGCGCTCTTGGCGTCCGGCGACTGCACCAGCCTGTCCAACCCGTCGCCGAAAGACGACTGGAACGGCACCATCACCGACAGCCAGGCGTACACCGATACCGACACCAAAACCAGTGCCGCCTACGTCTTCGACACGCTGAAATTCAACGAACAGTGGTCGTTGAACCTCGGCCTGCGTTACGACGATTACGACGTGCGCTCCAGCGGTTACAGCACCGGTGGCCGGGGCTCGGTGGCGGGCAGCTTCAAGCGTGAAAACACCAGCCAGCTGTGGAATTACCAGGTCGGCGTAACCTACAAGCCACTGCCGAACGGCAGCATCTACGCGGCGTGGTCGACGTCCAGCAACCCGTCGGGTGAGACCAGCGGCAACGGTGGTCTGGAAATTGCGGCGAACAACGCCAACCTCGATCCGGAAAAAAACCGCAACTACGAGCTGGGCACCAAGTGGGATTTCTTCGACGATAACCTGTCGCTGACCGCCGCGCTGTTCCGCACCGAGAAGACCAACGCGCGGGTCACTGACCCTGACAACGCGACGTTCCAGGTGCTGGACGGCGAGCAGCGTGTTGATGGTCTGGAGCTGACCTACAGCGGCAACATCACCGGCAAATGGAAAGTCTACGGCGGCTACACCTACATGGAGAGTGAGATCGTCAGTGCAACCAGCAAGGCGGATGAGGGCAATCACATGCCGAGCACGCCGCGTAACAGCTTCAATTTCTGGTCGACCTACGAACTGATGCCGAAGCTGACCGTGGGCGGCGGCGCGACGTTCGTCGATTCCCGTTTCGGCAACGAAGCCAACTCGGTGGAAGTGCCGTCCTACTGGCGCTACGACGCCATGGCCACGTACGCGCTGACCAAGAACGTCGACCTGCAACTAAACGTGCAGAACCTGACCGACAAGCGTTATTACGACCAGGTCTTCACCACTCACTACGCCCACATGGCCGCCGGGCGTACCGCGCTGATGAGTGCCAGCTTCCACTTCTGA
- a CDS encoding sulfite reductase flavoprotein subunit alpha: MKKVLFQVHWFFGITAGLVLALMGITGALYSFEDEILDVLNPDVLFVQPQGRHLSLAEMVSKVEAQGKDTVAMFRIDVDSDKVAQVWFKPPPGQRRGEMHNFNPYTGAFTEDATGQDFFGFILNLHRFLAAGEYGKQVTAACTLILIFFCLSGLYLRWPRKPLNWRVWLTMDWAKKGRSFNWDLHSVFGTWCLIIYLLLAITGLMWSYDWFSNGMTKLIGDPPVAGEQRRGGGPRPGPAVKEAPKEQLTASAPDYDAIWQTIQSAAGPDLKTYNLRMPQAPGQMATVFYLLKSAPHPRALNQITLDPADGTLKAVSRYTEKSLGAQLLISNYALHTGSYFGLIGRIVVTVAALLMPLFFITGWLLYLDRRRKKREIRNARGDVSATTGEQGAAWLIGFASQSGFAEQLAWQTASQLQTAGVPVKVQRLGDITEQDLHQSRNALFVVSTFGDGEAPDSARGFERKVLGRPLALDNLNYAVLGLGDRQYQQFCGFAQRLHGWLAERGGRTLFAPVEVDSGDGEALQHWQQQLGQLTGSTPTTVWQAPEYQNWTLVAREWLNPGSVGSKVFLLGLACGSATRWEAGDLVEVLPRNPASAVEQFLSGLGIAADTQVTVDGLSETLSQALSTRQLPVNRSHLVGLHAQALVDALVPLAMREYSIASIAEDGVLQLIVRQELHPDGSLGLCSGWLTEHVAVGGAVSVRVRRNSGFHQPAESVPMILIGNGTGLAGLRSLLKARVVSGEQRNWLLFGERNRAHDFHCANDLNGWLASGNLARLDLAFSRDQAEKIYVQDRLREAADELRRWLNEGAVIYICGSLEGMAAGVDETLNALLGEDAVRKLIEQGRYRRDVY; encoded by the coding sequence TTGAAGAAAGTCCTGTTTCAAGTGCACTGGTTCTTCGGAATCACGGCCGGTCTGGTGCTTGCCCTGATGGGGATCACTGGCGCGCTGTATTCCTTCGAGGACGAAATACTCGACGTGCTCAACCCCGATGTGTTGTTCGTGCAGCCTCAGGGGCGTCACCTGTCTCTGGCGGAAATGGTCAGCAAGGTAGAAGCCCAGGGCAAAGACACGGTGGCGATGTTTCGCATTGATGTCGACAGCGACAAGGTCGCCCAGGTCTGGTTCAAGCCCCCTCCGGGCCAGCGCCGCGGCGAGATGCACAACTTCAACCCCTACACCGGCGCATTCACCGAGGACGCCACAGGTCAGGACTTCTTCGGCTTCATCCTTAACCTGCACCGATTCCTTGCCGCAGGGGAATATGGCAAACAAGTCACCGCGGCCTGCACGCTTATCCTCATTTTCTTCTGCCTGTCAGGGCTGTATCTGCGCTGGCCGCGCAAGCCGCTGAACTGGCGCGTCTGGCTGACCATGGACTGGGCGAAGAAGGGACGCAGTTTCAACTGGGACCTGCATTCGGTGTTCGGCACCTGGTGCCTGATCATCTATCTGCTGCTGGCGATCACCGGGCTGATGTGGTCCTACGACTGGTTCAGCAACGGCATGACCAAGCTGATTGGCGATCCTCCCGTGGCGGGCGAACAACGCCGTGGCGGAGGGCCGCGTCCAGGTCCTGCTGTGAAAGAGGCGCCTAAGGAACAACTCACGGCGTCGGCCCCGGATTACGACGCGATCTGGCAGACCATTCAGAGCGCGGCCGGACCGGACCTCAAGACTTACAACCTGCGCATGCCTCAGGCACCGGGCCAGATGGCGACGGTGTTCTACCTCCTCAAATCCGCGCCGCACCCCCGCGCGTTGAACCAGATCACCCTCGATCCGGCCGACGGTACGCTCAAGGCAGTGTCGCGTTACACCGAGAAAAGCCTCGGCGCCCAGTTGCTCATTAGCAACTACGCGCTGCACACCGGCAGCTACTTTGGCCTGATCGGGCGCATCGTCGTGACCGTGGCCGCGTTGCTGATGCCGCTGTTCTTCATCACCGGCTGGTTGCTCTACCTGGACCGCCGACGCAAGAAGCGCGAGATCCGCAACGCCCGCGGTGACGTGTCGGCGACGACAGGCGAGCAGGGCGCGGCCTGGCTGATCGGCTTCGCCAGCCAGAGCGGATTCGCCGAGCAACTTGCCTGGCAGACGGCCAGCCAGCTGCAGACCGCCGGCGTGCCGGTGAAGGTGCAGCGTCTGGGCGACATCACCGAGCAGGACCTGCACCAGAGCCGCAACGCGCTGTTCGTCGTCAGTACCTTTGGCGACGGCGAGGCACCGGACAGCGCCCGCGGGTTCGAGCGCAAAGTGCTGGGCCGGCCGCTGGCGCTGGATAACCTCAACTACGCGGTGCTTGGGCTGGGCGATCGCCAGTATCAACAGTTCTGTGGTTTCGCTCAGCGGCTGCACGGCTGGCTGGCCGAGCGTGGCGGGCGCACGCTGTTCGCACCGGTTGAAGTGGACAGCGGTGACGGTGAAGCGCTGCAACACTGGCAACAGCAGTTGGGCCAGTTGACGGGCTCGACGCCGACAACGGTCTGGCAAGCGCCGGAGTATCAGAACTGGACGCTGGTGGCTCGGGAATGGCTGAACCCCGGGAGCGTGGGATCGAAAGTGTTCTTGCTCGGCCTGGCGTGTGGGTCGGCGACTCGCTGGGAGGCCGGCGATCTGGTGGAGGTATTGCCGCGCAACCCGGCCTCTGCGGTCGAGCAGTTCCTGTCCGGGTTGGGTATTGCTGCCGACACGCAAGTCACCGTCGACGGCCTGAGCGAGACCCTCAGCCAAGCCTTGTCCACGCGTCAGTTGCCGGTCAATCGCAGTCATCTGGTCGGCCTGCATGCGCAGGCATTGGTCGATGCGCTGGTGCCCCTGGCGATGCGCGAGTATTCAATCGCGTCGATTGCCGAGGACGGTGTGTTGCAGCTGATCGTGCGTCAGGAACTGCACCCCGATGGCAGTCTCGGGCTGTGTTCGGGCTGGTTGACCGAGCATGTCGCCGTGGGCGGCGCGGTCAGTGTGCGGGTGCGTCGCAACAGTGGTTTCCATCAGCCGGCCGAGTCGGTGCCGATGATTTTGATTGGCAACGGCACCGGGCTGGCAGGCCTGCGCAGCTTGCTCAAAGCGCGCGTCGTTTCAGGTGAGCAGCGCAACTGGTTGCTGTTTGGCGAGCGAAACAGGGCGCACGATTTCCACTGCGCGAACGATCTTAATGGCTGGCTGGCGAGTGGGAATCTGGCGCGTCTGGACCTCGCGTTTTCCCGGGATCAGGCGGAAAAAATCTATGTGCAGGACCGGTTGCGTGAGGCGGCTGATGAGCTGCGTCGCTGGCTGAATGAAGGCGCTGTGATTTACATCTGCGGCAGTTTGGAAGGCATGGCGGCTGGCGTGGATGAAACGTTGAACGCTCTGCTGGGTGAGGACGCGGTGCGGAAGTTGATCGAGCAGGGGCGGTATCGGCGGGATGTGTATTGA